The Limisphaerales bacterium genome window below encodes:
- a CDS encoding arylsulfatase, which yields MLRDSMKHFLIFVAFMFAVSVQAAKQNIVIFLADDMGYGDVQALNANSKIPTPHLNRLAKEGMTFSDAHSPSAVCTPTRYGVITGRSCWRSRLKRGVLGGYSAPLIEKDRPTVGSVLQSAGYHTAAIGKWHLGMNMTRREGAKPGPERWDGDGNVDYTKPIADSPITRGFHEYFGVSASLDMAPYVWIENDRFAKAPTIQQAAVKFPAFIRKGPRSDDFEFEKGLDVLAARAAGFLERMAKEEKTFFLYLPLTGPHKPVTPHPRFKGKTGLGPYGDFVMNVDDTVGQVLKALDETKLADNTLVIFTSDNGSFMHRIDGEPDHVTEPGKQQYNSKHHTANGPWRGTKADIWEGGHHVPFFVRWPGKVKPGSQSARVITHTDLFATAAAVAGAKIPKGAAADSFSFLPLLLGDEKKYSRPPVIHHSSGGMFAIRDGDWKLVLGNGSGGRQQPKGKSFGIPYFLANMKTHPDEQKNFAPQENGIVERLERTFQKIHKTEQR from the coding sequence ATGCTTCGCGACTCTATGAAACACTTTTTGATTTTTGTTGCATTTATGTTTGCGGTGTCCGTTCAGGCGGCGAAGCAGAATATTGTAATTTTTTTGGCTGATGATATGGGCTATGGGGATGTGCAGGCGCTGAACGCCAATTCGAAAATTCCCACGCCGCATCTCAATCGGCTCGCAAAGGAGGGGATGACGTTTTCCGATGCGCATAGTCCTTCGGCGGTCTGCACGCCCACGCGGTATGGAGTTATCACTGGGCGGTCTTGCTGGCGGTCGCGGTTGAAGCGCGGGGTGCTCGGCGGATACAGCGCGCCATTGATTGAAAAGGATCGGCCGACGGTGGGTTCGGTTTTGCAAAGCGCGGGCTACCATACTGCGGCGATTGGTAAATGGCATCTTGGGATGAATATGACGCGCCGCGAGGGTGCCAAGCCGGGGCCGGAACGTTGGGATGGCGATGGCAACGTGGATTACACCAAGCCCATCGCGGATAGTCCGATCACGCGCGGTTTTCACGAATACTTCGGTGTGAGTGCGTCGCTGGATATGGCGCCGTATGTTTGGATTGAAAATGATCGCTTCGCAAAGGCACCGACGATTCAACAGGCGGCGGTGAAGTTCCCCGCGTTCATTCGCAAAGGTCCGCGTTCGGATGACTTTGAATTTGAAAAAGGCCTCGATGTGTTGGCCGCGCGCGCGGCGGGATTTCTTGAACGGATGGCGAAGGAGGAAAAAACTTTCTTTCTTTATCTGCCGCTCACTGGCCCGCACAAACCGGTGACGCCGCATCCGCGTTTCAAGGGCAAGACCGGCCTTGGCCCGTACGGCGATTTTGTGATGAACGTCGACGACACCGTCGGCCAAGTGCTCAAGGCGCTGGACGAAACCAAGCTCGCCGATAATACACTCGTCATATTCACCAGTGACAACGGGTCCTTCATGCATCGAATTGACGGCGAGCCTGATCACGTCACTGAACCGGGCAAACAACAATACAATTCCAAACACCACACCGCCAACGGCCCGTGGCGCGGCACCAAAGCGGATATTTGGGAAGGGGGCCATCACGTACCATTCTTCGTGCGCTGGCCGGGCAAGGTGAAACCGGGAAGCCAAAGCGCACGCGTAATCACACACACAGACCTCTTCGCCACTGCGGCCGCTGTGGCAGGCGCGAAGATTCCCAAGGGCGCGGCAGCGGACAGCTTTAGTTTTTTGCCGTTGTTGTTGGGCGATGAGAAAAAATATTCGCGGCCACCGGTGATTCATCATTCTTCCGGTGGAATGTTCGCCATTCGCGATGGCGATTGGAAGTTGGTGCTCGGCAATGGCTCGGGCGGTCGTCAACAACCGAAGGGCAAATCATTCGGAATACCCTATTTTCTAGCGAATATGAAAACCCATCCGGATGAACAAAAGAATTTCGCGCCCCAGGAAAACGGAATCGTCGAACGCCTTGAGCGTACCTTCCAAAAAATCCACAAAACAGAACAACGCTGA
- a CDS encoding SMP-30/gluconolactonase/LRE family protein produces the protein MKFHRKLSRRKFLQTSSATAAFAIHTPARAAGISGQYAGLKSGKFLGEVKTLATVEDRKVFLEGPAVGADGDVFFTNVPMEKILRWSVKGKKLATFREKSNKANGLLFDPKGRLLACEGGAGRVTRTDLATGKISVLANKFNDFPLAAPNDLELTASGKLFFTSRPGTPDPKKGNPNAVYRLDLATGKLHQPLAWPKVHMPNGIVIAPDGKTLYLIEAHPDANRNRSILAFDLDQSGQLSNRRTHINFYPGRSGDGMCIDAEGNLYVAAGLHKTRRTSETLDTRPGIHVISPQGKLIAFRQTPTDTLTNCTFGGSDLRTLYITSGAHLHSIRTAIPGKASYKIG, from the coding sequence ATGAAATTCCATCGCAAACTTTCCCGCCGTAAATTTCTCCAAACCTCCAGCGCGACCGCCGCTTTCGCCATCCACACCCCCGCGCGTGCCGCAGGCATCAGCGGGCAGTATGCCGGATTGAAGAGTGGCAAATTTCTTGGCGAGGTGAAGACGCTGGCGACGGTGGAGGATCGGAAAGTGTTTTTGGAGGGGCCGGCGGTGGGGGCGGATGGGGATGTGTTTTTTACGAATGTGCCGATGGAGAAGATTTTGCGGTGGTCGGTGAAGGGGAAAAAGCTGGCGACGTTCCGCGAGAAATCGAACAAGGCGAACGGGTTGTTGTTTGACCCGAAGGGACGGCTGCTCGCGTGCGAGGGCGGAGCGGGGCGCGTGACGCGAACGGACCTGGCCACCGGGAAAATTTCAGTGTTGGCAAATAAGTTCAACGACTTTCCATTGGCGGCACCGAACGACCTCGAGCTGACCGCGAGTGGCAAGTTGTTTTTCACCAGCCGCCCCGGCACGCCCGACCCGAAGAAGGGCAATCCAAACGCCGTCTATCGGCTCGACCTCGCCACTGGCAAGCTGCACCAGCCGCTGGCGTGGCCCAAGGTGCACATGCCCAATGGCATCGTCATCGCGCCCGACGGCAAGACGCTGTACCTCATCGAGGCGCATCCGGACGCCAACCGCAACCGCAGCATCCTCGCCTTCGACCTCGACCAGAGCGGGCAACTTTCCAATCGCCGCACGCACATCAACTTTTATCCCGGACGCAGTGGCGATGGCATGTGCATTGACGCCGAGGGCAACCTCTACGTCGCCGCCGGCCTGCACAAGACGCGCCGCACCAGCGAGACCCTCGACACCCGTCCGGGCATCCACGTCATCTCGCCGCAGGGCAAACTCATCGCCTTTCGCCAAACCCCCACCGACACCCTCACCAACTGCACCTTCGGCGGCTCCGACCTGCGCACGCTCTACATCACAAGCGGCGCGCACCTGCACAGCATTCGCACCGCCATCCCGGGCAAGGCTTCGTACAAGATTGGGTAA
- the bfr gene encoding bacterioferritin, with protein sequence MKGNEQVIEALNAGLTIELTAINLYFINSKMCRDWGLNKLADHFHAESIEEMKHADEVIDRILYLDGVPAISRYHVINVGDTPQAQIENSLELETKGVATYNEAIKLCIELKDAGSRELMDRMVVESEDSVDWAEAQLDLIQMTGLENYLSQQMHKAGG encoded by the coding sequence ATGAAGGGTAACGAACAAGTCATTGAAGCATTAAACGCCGGGCTGACCATTGAGTTGACGGCGATCAACCTATATTTTATCAACTCCAAAATGTGCCGCGACTGGGGGCTCAATAAGTTGGCGGATCATTTTCACGCGGAGTCGATTGAGGAAATGAAACACGCGGACGAGGTGATCGACCGTATCCTTTATCTGGACGGCGTGCCGGCAATCTCCCGCTACCATGTCATCAACGTGGGCGACACGCCGCAAGCGCAAATCGAAAACAGTCTCGAGCTGGAGACAAAGGGCGTGGCGACTTACAATGAGGCCATTAAACTTTGCATTGAGTTGAAGGATGCCGGCAGCCGCGAGTTGATGGATCGAATGGTGGTGGAGTCCGAAGACAGCGTGGACTGGGCCGAGGCGCAGCTGGACCTCATCCAGATGACCGGCCTCGAAAATTATCTCTCGCAGCAAATGCACAAGGCCGGCGGTTGA
- a CDS encoding SGNH/GDSL hydrolase family protein, with protein sequence MKRLLLFVFACFALDGFGQGKIQWHDVTQWGVEGRGWGDQDRVRWFDRFPAKAEETVTKSVWSLSRHSAGMMVRFKTNANAIQAKWKVLSPNLGMAHMPPSGVSGLDLYARDAKGKWRWAAATRPSKQEMQVTLLSGIASGLREYAIYLPLYNGTESLAIGVPTGAKFERLAPRKAKPLIFYGTSITHGACASRPGMVHTAILGRRLEMPVINIGFSGNGKMHKEVGDLMVEVNAACYIIDCLPNMNAAMVTERCAPLVRQLRKARPHTPILLVEDRRNAGSWLTPARAKHHDDNHAALQKVFRQLKSEGVKNLHYLGGDLLLGDDAEGTTDSSHPNDLGFFRQANAFEPVLRKALNIE encoded by the coding sequence ATGAAACGCCTTTTGCTTTTTGTGTTCGCGTGTTTCGCGCTCGATGGTTTCGGCCAAGGGAAAATTCAGTGGCACGATGTCACGCAATGGGGCGTGGAAGGCCGCGGTTGGGGTGATCAGGATCGGGTGCGGTGGTTTGACCGGTTCCCGGCGAAGGCCGAGGAGACGGTGACCAAATCAGTGTGGAGCTTGAGCCGGCACAGCGCGGGAATGATGGTGCGGTTTAAGACCAACGCCAACGCCATCCAAGCGAAATGGAAAGTGCTGAGCCCGAATCTCGGCATGGCGCACATGCCACCGAGCGGGGTAAGCGGGCTGGATTTGTACGCGCGCGATGCGAAAGGGAAATGGCGGTGGGCCGCCGCCACGCGACCGAGCAAACAGGAGATGCAAGTCACGCTGCTCAGCGGCATTGCATCGGGGTTGCGCGAGTACGCGATTTATTTGCCGCTGTATAATGGCACGGAGTCGCTGGCGATTGGTGTGCCGACGGGGGCGAAGTTTGAACGGCTCGCGCCGCGCAAGGCGAAGCCGCTGATTTTTTATGGCACGTCCATCACGCACGGCGCCTGCGCCTCGCGGCCGGGCATGGTGCACACGGCGATCCTTGGAAGGCGGCTGGAAATGCCGGTCATCAATATTGGCTTTTCCGGCAACGGCAAAATGCACAAGGAAGTCGGTGACCTGATGGTGGAGGTGAATGCCGCCTGCTACATCATCGATTGTCTGCCGAACATGAACGCGGCGATGGTCACCGAGCGGTGCGCGCCTTTGGTTCGGCAGCTTCGCAAGGCGCGTCCGCACACGCCGATTTTGCTGGTGGAAGACCGTCGCAACGCCGGTTCGTGGCTGACGCCGGCGCGAGCAAAACATCACGATGACAATCACGCTGCATTGCAAAAAGTTTTCAGGCAATTAAAATCCGAAGGCGTGAAAAACCTCCACTACCTCGGGGGCGACTTGCTGCTGGGCGACGACGCCGAGGGCACCACCGACTCCTCCCATCCCAACGACCTCGGCTTCTTCCGCCAAGCCAACGCCTTCGAACCCGTGCTGCGCAAGGCATTGAACATTGAATGA
- a CDS encoding MFS transporter → MQTQLKVKLSFFNFLQYFVWGSWYVTMGAYLTNTLKFDGQEVGAAYSAFAIGSMISPFLVGLLADRYFASEKLLAVFSLIGGGLLCLLPSLTTFLPFYSTLILYCALYTPTLALGNSLALTHLEDSKTAYPRVKLWSAAGWIGGLFTLSFLLDGELSSIQFYLAGGVSIGLAIFSLKLPHTPPKKTAENISLSELLGLDALALMKKPSFAIFIGCMFLICIPLYFYFVMLGIFLAELDWTNLAVKTSLAQVSDIIFMFFLPIMLKKFGYKKTIFLGILAWTARYFCLGASVGATTLAAPLIFGAILMHGVCYDFLFIAGQLYVDDEANPKIRAACQGFIAFILWGVGAFVGTMLAGAVLKKYEYVKIVEGTEKTFHDWASIWPVPAYLSVGVLIIFALFFREPKASGGGEVQ, encoded by the coding sequence ATGCAGACCCAACTCAAAGTCAAACTGTCGTTCTTTAATTTCCTCCAATATTTCGTGTGGGGCAGTTGGTATGTGACCATGGGCGCCTATCTCACGAATACCCTCAAGTTCGACGGACAGGAAGTGGGCGCGGCTTACAGTGCATTTGCTATCGGCTCGATGATTTCGCCCTTCCTCGTGGGGCTTCTGGCCGACCGCTATTTTGCCTCGGAGAAATTGCTCGCCGTGTTTTCGTTGATTGGGGGCGGTCTCCTCTGTCTGCTGCCGAGCCTCACCACTTTCCTGCCGTTTTACTCCACGCTCATCCTTTATTGCGCGCTGTACACGCCTACGCTTGCCTTGGGCAATTCCCTCGCGCTCACCCATCTTGAAGACTCGAAGACCGCCTACCCGCGTGTGAAATTGTGGTCGGCGGCCGGGTGGATTGGCGGGTTGTTCACACTATCATTTCTGCTGGACGGCGAACTATCCTCCATTCAGTTCTACCTCGCTGGAGGCGTCTCCATCGGCTTGGCGATTTTCTCGCTGAAACTGCCGCACACCCCGCCCAAGAAAACCGCCGAAAACATTAGTCTCAGTGAACTGCTCGGCCTCGATGCGCTGGCGCTGATGAAAAAACCCTCTTTCGCAATTTTCATTGGCTGCATGTTTCTGATCTGCATCCCGCTTTATTTTTATTTTGTCATGTTGGGCATTTTCTTGGCGGAACTGGATTGGACCAACCTCGCCGTAAAGACGTCCCTAGCACAGGTCTCAGATATTATCTTCATGTTTTTCCTGCCCATCATGCTGAAAAAGTTTGGCTATAAGAAAACCATTTTCCTCGGCATCCTTGCCTGGACTGCCCGCTACTTTTGCCTCGGTGCCAGTGTCGGCGCCACCACCCTCGCGGCCCCGCTCATCTTTGGGGCCATCCTGATGCACGGCGTGTGCTACGATTTTCTGTTCATCGCCGGGCAACTTTATGTTGATGATGAGGCCAACCCAAAAATCCGCGCCGCCTGCCAAGGCTTCATCGCGTTCATTCTCTGGGGCGTGGGTGCTTTCGTCGGCACGATGCTCGCCGGGGCGGTTTTGAAAAAATACGAATACGTCAAAATCGTTGAGGGAACCGAAAAGACTTTTCACGACTGGGCCAGCATTTGGCCCGTGCCGGCATATCTCTCAGTTGGCGTGCTGATTATCTTCGCCCTGTTCTTCCGGGAACCGAAGGCCAGTGGCGGGGGAGAGGTCCAATAA
- a CDS encoding sulfatase, with product MKHTRIALACLLAVFLFAVETASAAKPNFVIIFADDQGYGDLSCFGSKTIKTPNIDRIAKEGRKFTSFMVASPVCTPSRAALLTGCYPKRVGMHQHVLFPASTKGLNAKEHTIADHLKGQGYATACFGKWHLGHHKETLPTANGFDTYYGIPYSNDMNHPDNKGKPRGGWQGMDLLWADPESTLTKWKTPLYEDEKIVELPVDQRTVTRRYTQKSIDFIKTNKDKPFFVYLPHSMPHIPLYVPDEIRDPNPKNAYINVIEHIDSEVGRLLKTLDELKLADNTYIIYTTDNGPWLPFLHHGGSAGPLRDGKGTTFEGGQRVPYVMRGPGIPAGTVCDELTGTIDLLPTIAALTGKPLPKSRKIDGLDVTGLWKGTAQKSPRTEFLHYTSRGNIEGLRSGSWKLLVKKPRRANNRPPQIFLFDLAKDVGEKNNLAEAKPEVVKQLRARMETLDAEITKNARRPWFKN from the coding sequence ATGAAACACACTCGTATTGCCTTGGCCTGTCTGCTGGCCGTTTTCTTGTTTGCCGTGGAAACGGCTTCCGCCGCCAAGCCCAACTTCGTGATTATCTTCGCGGATGACCAGGGGTACGGAGACTTGAGTTGCTTTGGCTCGAAGACGATCAAGACGCCGAACATCGATCGCATCGCCAAAGAGGGACGGAAGTTCACGAGCTTCATGGTGGCCTCGCCGGTGTGCACGCCCTCGCGGGCGGCGTTGCTGACCGGTTGTTATCCCAAGCGTGTGGGCATGCACCAGCACGTGCTGTTCCCTGCCTCGACCAAGGGGCTGAACGCCAAGGAGCACACCATCGCCGATCACTTGAAAGGGCAGGGCTATGCCACGGCTTGTTTCGGTAAATGGCATCTCGGGCATCACAAGGAAACGCTGCCGACGGCCAATGGCTTCGATACGTACTACGGCATCCCGTACTCGAACGACATGAACCATCCCGACAACAAGGGCAAACCGCGCGGCGGTTGGCAGGGCATGGACCTTCTTTGGGCCGATCCGGAATCCACGCTTACCAAATGGAAGACCCCGCTCTACGAGGATGAGAAGATCGTCGAACTGCCGGTCGACCAACGCACCGTCACGCGCCGTTACACGCAGAAGTCCATCGATTTCATTAAGACTAACAAGGACAAACCGTTCTTCGTGTACCTGCCGCATTCCATGCCGCACATTCCGTTGTATGTGCCCGATGAAATCCGCGATCCTAACCCGAAGAACGCCTACATCAATGTCATCGAGCACATCGATTCGGAAGTCGGCCGCCTGCTCAAAACGTTGGATGAACTGAAACTCGCCGACAACACCTACATTATTTATACGACGGACAATGGCCCGTGGCTGCCGTTCCTGCACCATGGCGGTTCGGCCGGTCCGTTGCGCGACGGCAAAGGCACCACCTTCGAGGGCGGTCAGCGCGTTCCGTATGTGATGCGCGGCCCCGGCATTCCCGCCGGCACCGTGTGCGATGAACTCACCGGCACCATTGATTTACTCCCCACCATCGCCGCCCTCACCGGCAAACCTTTGCCCAAGAGCAGAAAGATCGACGGCCTGGACGTGACCGGCCTGTGGAAAGGCACCGCCCAAAAATCCCCGCGCACGGAATTTCTCCATTACACTTCCCGCGGAAACATCGAAGGCCTGCGGAGTGGAAGCTGGAAACTGCTCGTGAAAAAACCGCGCCGCGCCAACAACCGCCCGCCGCAGATTTTCCTCTTCGACTTGGCCAAGGATGTCGGCGAAAAAAACAACCTCGCCGAAGCAAAGCCCGAGGTCGTCAAGCAACTCCGCGCCCGCATGGAAACCCTCGACGCCGAGATCACGAAGAACGCGCGGCGGCCGTGGTTCAAGAATTGA
- a CDS encoding DUF1553 domain-containing protein: MISKAGCNSGGCHGALAGKGGFRLSLNAYDPASDHYNITREMRGRRVEFSDPARSLFVIKPTAAVRHKGGKVLHEDSADYQLLVKWIQQGAPGPTDADVNLARVELSPGNSRLKKGDSQQLKVTAHFSDGTRRDVTSWARFSSTDASVAIVDEPTGKAEVVGFGQGAITAWYSGQIAIARITSPWPNKIADAVFNKAPKRNFIDERVLAQLRQLNLKPSPPCTDSEFIRRAHLDVIGVLPTPAETKAFLASTAKDKRDKLIDQLLARPEFIDYWTYRWADLFLISGKKLRPNALKAYYKWLRSEVANNTPWDQLVRQVVTARGDSMTDGATNFYAVHQEPETMAENVSQAFMSLSIGCAKCHNHPLEKWTNDQYYSFANLFARVRVKGWGGDARNGSGERTLFIAPRGDLLQPRTGKPQPPAPLDGAPVANANTDRRAVLADWLTSPDNPYFTRSIANRVWANFFGRGIVNPVDDLRISNPATNAPLLAALAAHLAENKYDLKSLMRMILQSETYQRSSTPLPENIGDSRYYARQYPRRLMAEVLQDAITSVTQMSPKFITLTLSDGSKQNTALYTEGTRALQLHDSAVTSYFLKTFGRNAREITCECERSNKPSMVQVLHLSNGNTLNANLRNENSRVTGLLKKEIPALIDEAYLLCLARPPSDGERKRFLAVFANAPATERRAIAEDLFWALMTSREFLFQH, from the coding sequence GTGATTTCCAAGGCGGGTTGCAATAGCGGCGGTTGCCACGGTGCGTTGGCGGGCAAGGGCGGGTTTCGCTTGAGCCTCAATGCGTACGATCCGGCGAGCGATCATTATAACATCACGCGCGAAATGCGCGGACGGCGGGTGGAGTTCAGCGATCCGGCGCGCAGTCTGTTTGTCATCAAACCCACCGCCGCCGTGCGGCACAAAGGCGGCAAAGTGCTGCACGAGGATTCGGCGGATTACCAACTGCTCGTGAAATGGATCCAGCAAGGCGCGCCGGGGCCGACCGATGCGGATGTAAATCTGGCGCGCGTGGAGCTTTCGCCCGGCAATTCCCGATTGAAAAAAGGCGACTCGCAGCAACTCAAAGTCACCGCACATTTTAGCGATGGCACACGGCGCGATGTGACATCGTGGGCACGGTTCAGTTCAACCGATGCGTCCGTAGCCATCGTCGATGAACCAACCGGCAAGGCCGAGGTGGTGGGTTTTGGGCAGGGTGCAATCACCGCGTGGTACTCCGGCCAAATCGCCATCGCGCGCATCACATCGCCTTGGCCGAACAAGATTGCGGACGCCGTTTTCAATAAAGCACCAAAGCGAAATTTCATCGACGAACGGGTGCTCGCACAGTTGCGCCAACTCAATCTCAAACCCTCGCCGCCGTGCACCGACAGCGAGTTTATCCGGCGCGCGCATCTTGATGTGATCGGCGTGCTGCCCACGCCCGCCGAGACCAAAGCCTTCCTCGCCAGCACCGCCAAGGACAAGCGCGATAAACTCATTGATCAACTTCTAGCGCGGCCCGAATTCATCGATTACTGGACCTACCGCTGGGCTGATTTATTTTTGATCAGCGGCAAAAAACTCCGCCCCAACGCGCTCAAGGCTTACTACAAATGGCTGCGCAGCGAGGTGGCCAATAACACGCCGTGGGATCAGCTCGTTCGGCAGGTGGTCACCGCCCGCGGCGATAGCATGACCGACGGCGCCACGAATTTTTATGCCGTCCATCAAGAACCCGAGACGATGGCCGAGAACGTCAGCCAAGCGTTTATGAGCCTCTCCATCGGCTGCGCCAAATGCCATAATCATCCGCTGGAAAAATGGACGAATGACCAATACTATTCGTTTGCAAATCTATTTGCCCGCGTGCGGGTGAAAGGCTGGGGCGGCGATGCCCGCAATGGTAGCGGCGAGCGCACGTTGTTCATTGCACCGCGCGGGGACCTTCTCCAGCCGCGCACCGGCAAACCCCAACCCCCCGCGCCGCTTGATGGCGCACCGGTGGCCAATGCCAACACCGACCGCCGTGCGGTTTTGGCCGATTGGCTCACCTCGCCCGACAACCCGTACTTCACCCGCTCCATCGCCAACCGCGTGTGGGCAAACTTTTTCGGGCGCGGCATTGTGAACCCAGTCGATGATCTGCGCATCTCCAACCCCGCCACCAACGCCCCGCTCCTCGCAGCCCTCGCGGCGCACCTTGCGGAAAATAAATATGACCTCAAATCGCTTATGCGGATGATTTTGCAAAGTGAAACGTATCAGCGCAGCAGCACGCCACTGCCCGAAAACATCGGCGACTCGCGCTACTACGCCCGCCAATACCCGCGCCGCCTAATGGCCGAAGTATTGCAGGACGCCATCACATCGGTCACGCAAATGTCCCCCAAGTTCATCACCCTCACCCTCTCCGATGGCAGCAAACAAAACACGGCCCTGTACACAGAAGGCACCCGCGCGCTCCAACTGCACGACTCCGCCGTCACCTCATATTTTCTGAAAACCTTCGGCCGCAACGCACGCGAAATCACCTGCGAATGCGAACGTTCCAACAAACCGAGTATGGTTCAGGTGCTGCACCTCTCCAACGGAAACACGCTCAACGCCAACCTCAGAAACGAAAACAGTCGCGTCACCGGATTGCTCAAAAAAGAAATCCCCGCCCTCATCGACGAAGCCTATTTGCTCTGCCTCGCCCGCCCGCCCAGCGACGGTGAACGCAAACGCTTTCTGGCCGTCTTCGCCAACGCGCCCGCAACTGAACGCCGTGCCATCGCCGAGGATTTATTCTGGGCACTGATGACCAGTCGCGAATTTTTGTTCCAACATTAA
- a CDS encoding (2Fe-2S)-binding protein, whose amino-acid sequence MATILDMPAQTRTQSADTLICHCYQVTASSIREAIDEGDAETIAEVTQLTEAGSGCGSCQCRIQRLIAGLPAECGPCALCPGCGHIQTLCHCKAA is encoded by the coding sequence ATGGCAACGATTTTGGACATGCCCGCGCAGACGCGCACGCAGTCAGCCGACACGCTGATTTGTCACTGTTATCAGGTGACGGCATCGAGCATTCGCGAGGCGATAGACGAGGGCGATGCGGAAACCATTGCGGAGGTCACGCAACTGACGGAGGCCGGCAGCGGTTGCGGCAGTTGCCAGTGCCGCATCCAGCGGCTGATCGCGGGTTTGCCGGCGGAGTGCGGGCCGTGCGCGTTGTGTCCCGGCTGCGGGCACATCCAAACGCTGTGCCATTGCAAGGCGGCGTAG
- a CDS encoding exo-alpha-sialidase, whose translation MKPFISIPALALAGLLATTLMAAEPVRHWKLDGPKASDFAVKGGEVKPAGGARGQSLVMDGAAVLEVKDSAKLGHGPAGFTLLAWVNPYTLKAGQQMIAAKNVYSKNQREWGVMIDKDGRFRLYLRQSDWQTVAAATPPKPGHWHQIGVVVTPQRAELWLNGKREGVGELARPLPPTAASLTLGGVNDNGRIWQNLFGALDEVQFFDAPLSAEAMAAQYRPVAATHVVPKHQPLGGDVFPLWNGSPLPPDPARIPFADGIVHRTIHRPAEDGYKFLHGAAIVMHKGVLYANWANSPTNENGPHETLQGRRSKDGGKTWSPLEVVGPGFDGADRHSHGVLFRHRGELWTICSRFGTGEPGGRRFRGLRGEAFVLDEKTDQWKTRGIVMRNCWPYDEPVRMGNGSYVTGGQDKDGYPVVAVSRGDDFTKWDSVLIPFPPQLQPSFAETTVWANGAHVLAVIRGGAGVAWVSTSEDHGKTWAKARPSNLPMPRAKAYLGRLSTGQLYVISNYRNRDTLCVSVGKPGEKTLSRMWRLRHGKSVPPRFPGAAKGKQWSYPYAHEHDGQLYVVYSIGKEDCGLTVVPVASLAHP comes from the coding sequence GTGAAACCGTTCATCTCCATTCCCGCCCTAGCGCTCGCGGGGTTGCTTGCCACAACGCTGATGGCGGCCGAGCCGGTTCGCCATTGGAAACTGGATGGCCCGAAGGCATCTGACTTTGCGGTGAAAGGCGGCGAGGTGAAACCGGCCGGCGGCGCGCGCGGGCAATCTCTGGTAATGGATGGCGCGGCGGTGCTGGAGGTCAAGGATTCGGCGAAGCTCGGCCATGGACCGGCGGGCTTTACGCTGTTGGCTTGGGTGAATCCGTATACGCTGAAGGCCGGTCAGCAGATGATTGCGGCCAAAAACGTGTACTCGAAGAACCAGCGCGAATGGGGCGTGATGATCGACAAGGACGGCCGGTTTCGACTCTACCTGCGCCAGAGCGATTGGCAGACCGTTGCCGCCGCCACGCCGCCCAAGCCCGGACATTGGCATCAGATCGGCGTGGTGGTGACGCCCCAGCGCGCTGAGCTGTGGCTCAACGGCAAACGCGAAGGGGTGGGGGAATTGGCGCGGCCACTGCCGCCGACCGCTGCTTCGCTCACCTTGGGCGGCGTGAACGACAACGGACGCATTTGGCAAAATCTCTTTGGCGCGTTGGATGAGGTACAGTTCTTTGATGCGCCGTTGTCCGCCGAGGCGATGGCCGCGCAGTACCGGCCGGTGGCCGCCACCCACGTCGTCCCCAAACATCAACCGCTCGGCGGCGACGTGTTTCCGTTGTGGAACGGATCGCCTTTGCCGCCAGATCCGGCGCGCATTCCGTTTGCCGATGGCATCGTGCATCGCACCATTCACCGACCGGCCGAGGACGGTTATAAATTTCTGCACGGCGCCGCCATCGTGATGCACAAGGGTGTCCTGTACGCCAACTGGGCCAACAGTCCCACCAACGAAAACGGTCCGCACGAAACCCTGCAGGGCCGCCGCTCCAAGGACGGCGGCAAGACGTGGAGCCCGCTGGAGGTCGTCGGCCCCGGCTTCGATGGCGCGGACCGGCACAGCCACGGCGTCCTGTTCCGGCACCGGGGCGAGCTGTGGACCATTTGTTCGCGCTTCGGCACGGGCGAGCCGGGTGGCAGGCGTTTTCGGGGCCTGCGCGGCGAGGCCTTTGTGCTCGATGAAAAGACTGATCAATGGAAAACCCGCGGCATAGTCATGCGCAACTGCTGGCCCTACGACGAGCCCGTGCGTATGGGCAACGGCAGTTACGTCACCGGGGGTCAGGACAAGGATGGCTATCCCGTGGTGGCCGTCAGTCGCGGCGACGATTTCACGAAATGGGATTCCGTGCTCATCCCGTTCCCGCCGCAGCTCCAGCCGAGCTTTGCTGAAACGACCGTCTGGGCCAATGGCGCGCACGTGCTGGCGGTCATCCGCGGCGGCGCCGGCGTGGCTTGGGTGTCCACCAGCGAGGACCACGGCAAGACCTGGGCCAAGGCTCGCCCGAGCAACCTCCCCATGCCCCGAGCCAAGGCCTACCTTGGTCGGCTCAGCACCGGTCAGCTTTACGTCATTTCCAACTATCGCAACCGCGACACGCTGTGCGTTTCCGTCGGCAAGCCCGGCGAAAAAACCCTCAGCCGAATGTGGCGTCTGCGCCACGGCAAGTCCGTCCCACCGCGCTTTCCCGGCGCCGCCAAAGGCAAGCAATGGAGCTACCCCTACGCCCACGAACACGACGGCCAGCTCTACGTCGTCTACTCCATCGGCAAGGAAGATTGTGGCCTGACCGTGGTGCCGGTGGCGTCCTTGGCGCATCCGTAA